In Polynucleobacter sp. TUM22923, one genomic interval encodes:
- a CDS encoding DsbC family protein: protein MNKLFFNLAAVCALLFSVGPLHAQSEQQIKSELQKKIGANTKIKSVSASPITGIYEVMVGNEVFYTDTNAKYLIQGEIIELASGKNITEQRQADLNRIKWSELLPANALKAVRGNGTRQLAVFSDPNCGYCKRLEKSLQQLDNVTIYTYLIPILSADSAQKSKQIWCSADPQKTYVDWMINGIAPSGKSDCTTPLDKNMAFAKTYGITGTPTLFFTDGSRFPGAVQIVDIEKKFSSLK from the coding sequence TTGAATAAACTATTTTTTAACCTTGCTGCTGTATGTGCACTCCTCTTTTCTGTGGGGCCTCTACATGCACAATCTGAGCAACAGATTAAGTCTGAACTTCAAAAAAAGATTGGCGCCAATACCAAGATTAAGAGCGTGAGCGCCTCACCGATTACCGGCATCTATGAAGTCATGGTTGGTAACGAGGTGTTTTATACCGATACCAACGCAAAATACCTGATTCAAGGTGAAATTATTGAGCTTGCTAGCGGCAAAAACATTACCGAGCAAAGACAGGCTGATCTGAATCGAATTAAATGGTCTGAGCTATTGCCAGCCAATGCCTTAAAAGCCGTACGAGGCAATGGAACTAGGCAACTTGCCGTGTTTTCAGATCCCAACTGCGGCTATTGCAAGCGCCTCGAAAAATCCTTACAGCAGCTAGATAACGTCACAATCTATACCTATTTGATTCCGATTTTATCCGCCGACTCTGCACAGAAGTCTAAGCAAATTTGGTGCTCTGCAGATCCGCAAAAAACCTATGTTGACTGGATGATTAATGGCATCGCACCTAGTGGCAAGAGCGACTGCACAACCCCCTTAGACAAAAATATGGCCTTTGCAAAAACCTATGGAATCACAGGCACGCCTACCCTTTTCTTTACTGATGGCAGTCGCTTTCCGGGCGCAGTACAAATTGTAGATATTGAAAAGAAATTTAGTAGTTTGAAGTAA
- a CDS encoding uracil-DNA glycosylase — protein MTAFSPADIPEDWRSLLGDYFESTQWQTLQSKLQAEIDLEGSLIRPEPQNFFKALSLTALSNVKVVILGQDPYHSPGLAQGLAFSVPGHIPLNSRQFPSSLRNIRKALALEGFGALSSGDLHDWAKQGVLLLNTALSVKLGEAGSHANLGWKSLIDRLIAELVKYQPNLVWMLWGGHAQSKLALIESGSQQLILQSSHPSGLGVYKTDQPFLQPDGKASCGHFKKANTWLTEHGLSPICWVNQSGEDLCASDQGSLFS, from the coding sequence ATGACGGCATTTTCTCCTGCAGATATTCCTGAAGATTGGCGCAGTCTATTAGGTGATTATTTTGAATCTACCCAATGGCAAACTCTACAAAGTAAGCTTCAAGCAGAAATTGATCTGGAAGGCAGCCTGATTAGGCCAGAGCCCCAGAATTTCTTCAAAGCCTTATCGCTGACCGCCCTTTCTAATGTCAAGGTGGTGATTCTGGGTCAAGATCCCTATCACTCGCCAGGCCTTGCTCAAGGTTTGGCCTTTTCTGTTCCCGGCCACATTCCCCTCAACTCTCGCCAATTCCCAAGCTCACTTCGCAATATTCGTAAAGCATTAGCCTTAGAGGGCTTTGGCGCTCTTTCTAGTGGAGATTTGCATGACTGGGCAAAGCAAGGCGTACTCCTGCTCAATACCGCGCTGAGCGTCAAATTAGGCGAAGCAGGAAGCCATGCAAACTTGGGTTGGAAATCGCTCATTGATCGACTGATTGCTGAGTTGGTCAAGTACCAACCAAATCTTGTCTGGATGCTGTGGGGCGGACACGCCCAGTCCAAGCTAGCCCTTATTGAATCGGGATCTCAGCAGCTTATTCTGCAATCCTCCCACCCCTCAGGACTGGGGGTGTATAAAACCGATCAGCCATTCTTACAGCCTGATGGAAAAGCCAGTTGTGGGCATTTTAAAAAAGCCAATACATGGTTAACAGAACATGGTCTGAGCCCAATATGCTGGGTTAACCAATCTGGCGAGGATCTCTGTGCGTCGGATCAAGGCTCGCTGTTTAGTTGA
- a CDS encoding FAD-dependent monooxygenase, producing MSEARQNIPSELPKKTAQLRVVDVAVVGGGIVGKACALGLARLGLQTIQIAPDLGSAVPEPHGDQWGQRIYAFSPGTQKLLSHLQLWDALDHRRLQAVRDMKIFGDRGDKQDQLHLSAFEAGVPQLAWIGEANLIEHTLDQASRFQNKLERVNASVEKIAILSHGVDLHLANGSEVHARLVIAADGSNSPMRNELGISISEESYSQNAVVANWTCTRAHLETAYQWFLPGGDIVAMLPLPNKQVSMVWSTSTENANHLLTLDQAAWTEAFSNIAQGALVAQLGVLTLHSKVATFPLKKMKADRFIGPAENPQVVLIGDAAHVIHPLAGQGLNLGLRDVASLLQIIGKRESFRLLNDQVLLRRYERQRQGDTSALLWVTDKLKKLFSASSATERQLRNWGLGIVNRSHFIKRSLIERALGDINLE from the coding sequence ATGTCAGAAGCGCGCCAAAATATTCCTAGTGAATTACCAAAAAAAACTGCCCAATTAAGGGTGGTTGATGTTGCCGTAGTGGGAGGCGGCATCGTCGGCAAGGCATGCGCGCTGGGTTTAGCGCGGCTAGGCCTTCAAACTATTCAGATAGCGCCTGACCTTGGATCTGCCGTTCCTGAGCCTCATGGCGATCAATGGGGTCAGCGCATTTATGCCTTTTCACCAGGCACCCAAAAACTACTATCCCATTTACAACTCTGGGACGCACTCGATCATCGACGCCTACAGGCAGTCAGAGATATGAAAATTTTTGGTGACCGCGGCGATAAACAAGATCAACTACATCTTTCTGCTTTTGAAGCAGGCGTACCCCAGCTTGCTTGGATCGGGGAAGCCAACTTAATTGAGCACACATTAGATCAGGCATCGCGCTTTCAAAATAAATTGGAACGCGTGAATGCATCTGTAGAGAAAATAGCAATCCTTTCCCATGGGGTGGACTTACACCTTGCGAATGGTTCTGAGGTTCATGCACGGCTGGTTATTGCAGCTGATGGGTCAAACTCCCCCATGCGAAATGAATTAGGCATTTCGATTAGCGAAGAAAGCTACTCGCAAAATGCAGTAGTGGCCAACTGGACTTGCACACGTGCCCACCTTGAAACTGCCTACCAATGGTTTTTACCTGGCGGTGACATTGTCGCTATGCTGCCCCTTCCAAACAAACAAGTCTCAATGGTGTGGTCTACCTCTACTGAAAACGCAAATCATCTTTTAACGCTAGATCAAGCAGCTTGGACTGAAGCGTTTTCCAATATTGCTCAGGGTGCGCTCGTAGCGCAGTTAGGCGTCTTAACGCTACACTCGAAAGTAGCTACCTTTCCACTCAAGAAAATGAAGGCGGATCGATTCATTGGGCCAGCAGAAAATCCACAGGTAGTACTTATCGGTGATGCTGCTCATGTCATCCATCCACTTGCAGGACAAGGTTTAAATTTAGGCTTGAGAGATGTAGCGAGCCTGCTGCAGATTATTGGCAAACGAGAATCCTTTCGGTTGCTCAATGATCAGGTGTTGTTGCGTCGATATGAGCGACAACGTCAAGGTGACACTAGCGCCCTCTTGTGGGTAACCGATAAACTCAAAAAATTATTCTCGGCCAGCAGTGCGACAGAGCGTCAGTTACGCAACTGGGGTCTAGGCATAGTGAATCGCAGTCACTTTATAAAACGGAGTCTGATTGAACGCGCCCTTGGAGATATTAATCTTGAATAA
- the trpC gene encoding indole-3-glycerol phosphate synthase TrpC, with protein MSDILEKIVSTKKVEIAIDSKKISLANQREQAEENNRDETLRPRGFIHSIHQKIISGKAGVIAEIKKASPSKGVLREHFHPAEIAQSYANNGAACLSVLTDKDYFQGANAYLQAARAACSIPVLRKDFTIDPYQIYEARVLGADAILLIVACLERNQMRELEACAHELGLDVLVEVHSAPELEQALDLKTPLLGINNRNLKTFEVTLQTTLTLLSMVPADKTIVTESGIMNRADVQLMRDHHINAFLVGEALMRATDPGAALGELFN; from the coding sequence ATGAGTGATATTCTCGAAAAAATTGTTTCCACTAAAAAAGTGGAAATTGCTATAGACTCCAAAAAAATATCCCTTGCTAACCAGCGTGAGCAAGCCGAAGAAAATAACCGTGACGAGACTTTGAGGCCACGGGGTTTTATTCACTCAATCCATCAGAAAATCATCTCTGGCAAAGCGGGCGTTATTGCCGAGATTAAAAAAGCAAGTCCCAGTAAAGGCGTCTTGCGGGAGCACTTTCATCCAGCAGAAATTGCACAGTCTTATGCCAATAATGGCGCCGCCTGTTTATCGGTTCTAACGGATAAGGATTATTTTCAAGGGGCGAACGCTTATTTACAGGCTGCACGTGCGGCCTGCAGCATCCCCGTTTTACGCAAAGACTTCACGATTGATCCTTATCAAATTTATGAAGCTAGAGTGCTAGGTGCAGATGCCATTTTATTAATAGTGGCCTGCCTAGAACGCAATCAAATGCGGGAATTAGAAGCCTGCGCCCATGAGCTCGGCTTGGATGTGCTGGTGGAAGTACACAGCGCACCTGAATTAGAGCAGGCCTTGGATCTCAAGACTCCACTGCTCGGCATCAATAATCGTAATTTAAAAACTTTTGAAGTCACGCTTCAGACCACTTTGACATTATTGTCGATGGTGCCTGCTGATAAAACGATCGTGACAGAATCTGGAATTATGAATCGTGCGGATGTTCAATTAATGCGTGATCATCATATCAACGCCTTTTTGGTGGGCGAGGCATTGATGCGCGCTACTGATCCTGGGGCTGCGCTAGGTGAGTTATTTAATTAA
- the ychF gene encoding redox-regulated ATPase YchF — protein sequence MSLKCGIVGLPNVGKSTLFNALTKAGIAAENYPFCTIEPNVGVVEVPDPRLAALAEIVKPERILPAAVEFVDIAGLVAGASKGEGLGNQFLANIRETDAITHVVRCFEDANIIHVAGKIDPIADIGVIDTELALSDLATVEKTLNRSSKAAKSGNDKDAAALVAVLTKVQAHLDQALPVRSMDLTEDEHLLIKPLCLITAKPAMYVANVKEDGFTNNPHLDAVKEHAAKEGAPVVAVCAAIEAEIADLDDADKVEFLADLGMQEPGLDRVIRAGYDLLGLQTYFTAGVKEVRAWTIHKGDTGPQAAGVIHTDFERGFIRAQTIAYEDFIQFKGESGAKEAGKMRAEGKEYVVKDGDVLNFLFNV from the coding sequence ATGTCTTTAAAATGTGGCATCGTCGGCCTGCCTAACGTCGGCAAATCTACCCTCTTTAACGCGCTTACCAAGGCTGGGATCGCGGCGGAAAACTATCCTTTCTGCACGATCGAGCCTAATGTAGGCGTAGTAGAGGTTCCTGACCCCCGTCTGGCCGCTTTGGCTGAGATAGTCAAACCTGAGCGAATATTGCCCGCTGCAGTCGAGTTTGTCGATATTGCGGGCTTGGTGGCCGGCGCCTCCAAAGGTGAGGGGCTTGGTAACCAATTCTTGGCTAATATTCGTGAAACCGACGCTATTACTCATGTTGTGCGTTGCTTTGAAGACGCGAACATCATTCACGTCGCAGGCAAGATTGATCCGATTGCCGATATTGGGGTTATTGACACCGAGCTAGCCTTATCTGACCTAGCTACCGTTGAAAAAACACTCAATCGCTCTAGTAAGGCTGCCAAGTCTGGTAACGATAAAGATGCGGCTGCCTTGGTTGCTGTCTTGACTAAGGTTCAGGCTCATCTTGATCAAGCACTACCTGTGCGCAGCATGGATTTGACGGAAGACGAACACCTTCTTATTAAGCCGCTTTGCCTTATTACTGCAAAACCTGCCATGTACGTTGCCAATGTCAAAGAAGATGGTTTTACAAATAACCCGCACCTTGATGCCGTAAAAGAGCATGCTGCCAAAGAGGGTGCACCAGTAGTGGCGGTATGCGCCGCTATTGAGGCTGAAATCGCCGACTTGGACGATGCAGACAAAGTAGAGTTTTTAGCTGACCTAGGCATGCAAGAGCCGGGCTTAGATCGCGTGATTCGGGCCGGATATGACCTATTGGGTCTGCAGACTTACTTTACCGCTGGCGTAAAAGAAGTTCGGGCATGGACGATTCACAAAGGGGACACCGGACCTCAGGCTGCTGGAGTCATTCATACAGATTTTGAGCGGGGATTTATTCGCGCGCAAACGATTGCTTATGAGGATTTCATTCAGTTCAAAGGGGAGTCTGGAGCCAAAGAGGCCGGTAAGATGCGCGCCGAAGGCAAAGAGTATGTCGTTAAAGATGGCGACGTATTGAATTTCCTTTTTAACGTCTAA
- the hemA gene encoding glutamyl-tRNA reductase has protein sequence MKLLTLGINHHTAPIAIREKVAFAPEFLQEALHDLRQHLVGANQAGLPEATILSTCNRTEIYCAANDANAASLLHEATFDWLAKTQQLAASSLQPHVYALPQSDAVRHAFRVACGLDSMVIGETQILGQMKDAVRTANDAGVLGTYLNQLFQKTFAVAKEVRSSTEIGAHSVSMAAASVRLTERIFETIADQRVLFIGAGEMIALCATHFAARKPKVVAIANRTTERGQELADSIADQDIKTESLKLSDLPSRLHEFDVIVSSTASSLPIIGLGMVESALKQRRHKPMVMIDLAVPRDIESEISRLNDVYLYTVDDLGIMIQTGASLRHAAVSQAEAIIEDRVGNFMHWMQGRKTVPLIQDIQQQGEHLRQLELDRAMKRLMRGDDPQEVLNAMAQGLTNKFLHGSLHALQHSHGAERDALIKLLPKLFSSHTKPEDH, from the coding sequence ATGAAGTTGTTGACACTTGGCATCAATCATCACACAGCGCCGATTGCTATTCGAGAAAAAGTGGCCTTTGCCCCTGAATTTCTTCAAGAAGCGTTGCACGATCTTCGCCAACATCTCGTTGGCGCGAATCAGGCTGGGCTGCCAGAAGCCACTATTTTATCTACCTGCAATCGTACGGAAATTTATTGCGCTGCAAATGATGCCAATGCGGCTAGCTTATTGCATGAAGCTACCTTTGACTGGCTAGCTAAAACCCAACAGCTAGCAGCAAGTAGCTTACAACCCCACGTATATGCGCTACCCCAGTCCGATGCCGTACGACATGCTTTTAGAGTAGCTTGTGGACTAGATTCGATGGTGATTGGTGAGACCCAAATCTTAGGTCAGATGAAGGATGCTGTGCGTACAGCTAATGATGCAGGCGTCCTTGGAACTTATCTCAATCAACTTTTTCAGAAGACATTTGCAGTCGCTAAAGAAGTGCGTAGCTCTACAGAGATTGGCGCCCACTCGGTGTCGATGGCTGCTGCATCGGTACGACTCACGGAACGGATCTTTGAAACCATTGCAGACCAACGCGTACTGTTTATTGGTGCCGGAGAAATGATCGCGCTATGTGCAACCCATTTTGCTGCGCGCAAACCAAAAGTAGTAGCGATTGCCAACCGAACAACCGAGCGCGGTCAAGAATTGGCGGATTCTATTGCTGATCAGGATATTAAGACAGAATCATTGAAGTTATCCGATCTTCCTAGTCGATTACATGAATTTGATGTGATCGTTTCTAGTACTGCGTCATCATTACCAATTATTGGTTTAGGTATGGTTGAGAGTGCACTTAAGCAACGTCGCCACAAACCCATGGTGATGATCGATTTAGCAGTACCACGTGATATTGAGTCCGAGATTTCTCGTTTAAATGATGTGTATCTCTACACTGTAGATGACCTTGGCATCATGATTCAAACGGGCGCTTCTTTGCGCCATGCGGCAGTAAGTCAAGCCGAAGCGATTATTGAAGATCGTGTTGGAAACTTTATGCACTGGATGCAAGGCCGTAAAACAGTCCCATTGATTCAGGATATTCAACAACAGGGTGAACATCTTAGACAGCTTGAGCTCGATCGCGCCATGAAACGCTTGATGCGGGGCGATGATCCCCAAGAAGTCCTCAATGCAATGGCGCAAGGCTTGACTAATAAATTTTTACATGGCTCCCTCCATGCTTTGCAACACTCTCATGGTGCCGAGCGTGATGCACTAATTAAATTACTACCCAAATTATTTTCCTCACACACTAAGCCAGAAGATCATTAG
- a CDS encoding PDZ domain-containing protein, whose product MKIPHPSDWPAIQYTIWSTDLNSHRFHVKLRIDNPLPGGQIIQMPSWIPGSYLIRDFSKHIETIQAYVADKPNQQLALERIDNDQWRLPNVVGPVEILTTVYAFDSSVRTAYLGADRAFINASSLCLFVKGQELLPCALILMPPQDASANDWTVQTSLRAAKVDSQGYGFYLAKNYDDLLDHPIAMGVFQIAHWKSNGVSHSMAIQGCIHEVDLARLAIDLQAICTCTISLFEPTSKQAPFKNYLFLVNAVLAGYGGLEHRDSTALLCRRDQIPQIHTPLDETAYREFLGLCSHEYFHAWLVKRIQAKAFQPYQLNRRNHTRLLWLFEGFTSYYDDLQLLRSKRIDLKTYLKLVANHWNAVLRGPGRHKQSLADSSFDAWTKYYQADENTPNAVVSYYGKGALLALGLDLQIRIFTLNTQSLDDLMRLIWQRHGLTLNGIAENGLDDLMVELLGPGFNKTWSAFKTRYIFGVEDIPLQKWFDQNCISVQTKAHTKLEKVKLQLGMRHVDVNGWLKISHVLDGGAAQLAGLAPGDLLASINGERITAARLDTVLSSLVSKQVITISFYRDDLEHQCMTTLEENQMPTQYDFTAAH is encoded by the coding sequence ATGAAAATCCCTCATCCCTCAGATTGGCCCGCTATTCAATATACGATTTGGTCAACTGATTTAAATAGTCACCGCTTTCATGTCAAGCTTCGTATTGACAATCCACTTCCCGGCGGGCAGATCATCCAAATGCCAAGCTGGATTCCAGGAAGCTATTTAATTCGGGACTTTAGTAAACATATTGAAACCATTCAAGCATATGTTGCTGACAAGCCAAATCAACAACTAGCACTTGAACGCATTGATAACGATCAGTGGCGCTTACCCAATGTAGTTGGCCCTGTTGAAATTCTGACTACGGTATATGCATTTGATTCCTCCGTTCGCACTGCTTATTTAGGTGCTGATCGTGCGTTTATCAATGCTAGTAGTTTGTGTTTATTTGTGAAGGGTCAAGAGCTATTACCTTGCGCCCTAATTCTGATGCCACCTCAAGATGCATCTGCTAATGATTGGACAGTCCAGACAAGTTTGCGCGCAGCTAAGGTTGATAGCCAAGGCTATGGCTTTTATCTTGCCAAAAATTATGATGATTTGCTTGATCATCCGATTGCTATGGGCGTGTTTCAGATTGCGCATTGGAAATCCAATGGCGTATCCCATAGCATGGCGATTCAGGGATGTATCCATGAGGTTGATTTAGCGCGATTGGCAATCGATCTACAAGCGATCTGTACGTGCACCATTAGTCTTTTTGAGCCCACATCAAAACAGGCTCCGTTTAAGAATTATCTGTTTCTGGTAAATGCTGTACTTGCTGGCTATGGCGGTCTTGAACATCGCGATAGCACTGCCCTGCTCTGTCGACGCGATCAGATCCCACAGATCCATACACCCTTAGATGAAACTGCTTATCGTGAGTTCCTCGGTCTTTGTAGTCATGAATATTTTCATGCTTGGCTTGTAAAGCGCATTCAAGCTAAAGCCTTTCAACCCTATCAACTTAATCGCAGAAACCATACGCGCTTGCTTTGGTTATTTGAAGGCTTTACTAGTTACTACGATGATCTACAGCTGCTACGTAGTAAACGGATTGATCTGAAGACCTATCTCAAGCTTGTTGCCAATCATTGGAATGCCGTTCTACGAGGCCCTGGAAGACATAAGCAAAGTTTGGCTGATAGCTCTTTTGATGCCTGGACGAAGTACTACCAGGCAGATGAGAACACGCCCAACGCAGTAGTAAGCTACTACGGTAAAGGGGCATTGCTTGCCCTAGGTCTTGATCTTCAAATTCGGATATTTACCCTCAATACACAATCACTGGATGATTTGATGCGCCTCATTTGGCAACGTCATGGTCTCACCCTCAATGGTATTGCCGAGAATGGTCTTGATGACTTAATGGTGGAATTGCTAGGGCCTGGTTTTAATAAAACCTGGAGCGCCTTTAAAACTCGCTATATTTTTGGCGTTGAAGATATTCCGCTACAGAAATGGTTTGACCAAAACTGTATTTCAGTTCAAACAAAAGCACACACCAAGCTAGAGAAAGTGAAACTTCAGTTGGGTATGCGTCATGTTGATGTTAATGGCTGGCTCAAGATATCGCATGTGCTTGATGGCGGTGCAGCGCAACTAGCCGGACTTGCCCCTGGGGACTTGCTTGCCAGTATCAATGGCGAACGTATCACTGCAGCCCGCCTCGATACCGTTTTATCTAGTTTGGTAAGCAAACAAGTTATCACCATCAGTTTTTATAGGGACGATCTAGAGCATCAATGCATGACTACATTAGAAGAGAATCAAATGCCGACACAATATGACTTTACTGCAGCGCATTAA
- the trpD gene encoding anthranilate phosphoribosyltransferase: MPISPQQALQRCIEHHELSHDEMTAIMRLIMSGEIPPTLVAGLLVALRTKQETVGEITAAAQVMREFATPVHIEDRTNLVDVVGTGGDGAHTFNISTAAMFVAAAAGAKIAKHGNRSVSSKSGSADILESLGVNLTLSPVQVAQCIAQTGAGFMFAPNHHPAMKNVAPIRKDLGVRTIFNILGPLTNPADAKRILMGVFHADLVGIQIRVLQAMGMDHALVVYGLDGLDEISLEGPTLVGELKDGLVREYEIHPQDFGLSTALTNSFKVSNAAESKAIVLDVLNKIPGPASDIVCLNAGAVLYVADIAPSIASGIEIAKAAIASGAARQKLDQFVVATQK, encoded by the coding sequence ATGCCTATTAGTCCTCAACAAGCATTACAACGCTGCATTGAGCATCACGAGCTTTCTCATGATGAAATGACCGCAATAATGCGCCTCATCATGAGCGGTGAAATACCGCCAACATTAGTGGCTGGCTTATTAGTCGCCCTACGTACCAAACAAGAAACCGTTGGTGAAATTACGGCTGCTGCTCAGGTGATGCGTGAGTTTGCCACCCCAGTACATATTGAGGATAGGACTAACTTAGTAGATGTGGTTGGTACCGGCGGTGATGGCGCCCATACCTTTAATATTTCTACAGCAGCGATGTTTGTTGCTGCTGCTGCAGGCGCAAAGATTGCCAAGCATGGTAATCGCAGTGTGAGCAGCAAATCAGGCAGTGCTGACATTTTGGAATCACTTGGCGTAAACCTGACACTTTCGCCGGTACAAGTAGCGCAATGCATCGCTCAAACCGGGGCAGGCTTTATGTTTGCACCCAACCATCACCCGGCAATGAAAAATGTTGCACCGATTCGTAAAGATTTAGGCGTGCGCACTATTTTTAATATTCTAGGGCCGCTTACCAATCCAGCAGATGCCAAGCGTATCTTGATGGGGGTATTTCATGCAGACTTGGTTGGTATTCAGATTCGGGTATTGCAAGCCATGGGAATGGATCATGCTCTTGTGGTGTATGGTCTCGACGGTTTAGATGAGATCTCACTCGAGGGCCCTACTTTGGTGGGCGAACTTAAGGATGGTCTTGTACGTGAATATGAAATTCATCCGCAAGACTTTGGCCTAAGCACTGCGTTAACTAATAGCTTCAAAGTTAGCAATGCAGCGGAATCCAAAGCTATCGTCTTAGACGTGCTCAACAAAATCCCTGGCCCAGCAAGCGATATTGTTTGCCTAAATGCAGGAGCAGTGCTGTATGTTGCCGACATCGCCCCCAGTATTGCTAGTGGTATTGAAATAGCGAAAGCGGCTATTGCCTCTGGTGCAGCACGCCAAAAACTTGATCAATTTGTTGTAGCTACCCAAAAATAA
- a CDS encoding aminodeoxychorismate/anthranilate synthase component II, with translation MLLMIDNYDSFTYNLVQYFAELGEEVRVFRNDEISVKEIANINPARICISPGPCSPTEAGISVETIKRYAGHIPILGVCLGHQAIGEAFGGKIIRAQKVMHGKTDDIHHSGVGVFKNLPSPFKVTRYHSLAIEKSSLPEVLEITATSSDGEIMGVRHRELAVEGVQFHPESILSEHGHALLKNFLQTK, from the coding sequence ATGCTCCTCATGATTGATAACTATGACTCGTTTACTTATAACCTAGTGCAATATTTTGCAGAACTAGGCGAAGAAGTTAGAGTGTTTCGTAACGATGAGATTAGCGTTAAAGAAATCGCCAATATCAATCCTGCGCGTATTTGTATTTCCCCTGGACCGTGTAGTCCAACAGAAGCAGGCATCTCCGTAGAAACAATCAAGCGTTATGCAGGGCATATTCCAATTCTAGGAGTTTGTCTTGGGCACCAAGCGATTGGCGAGGCTTTTGGTGGCAAGATTATTCGCGCCCAAAAAGTAATGCATGGCAAGACAGATGATATTCACCATAGTGGCGTTGGTGTATTTAAGAACCTTCCAAGCCCATTTAAAGTAACTCGCTATCACTCCCTAGCTATTGAGAAAAGTTCCTTGCCAGAGGTGCTAGAAATTACTGCCACCTCCTCAGATGGAGAAATCATGGGTGTACGGCATCGTGAGCTCGCAGTGGAAGGCGTGCAATTTCATCCAGAGTCTATTCTTTCTGAGCATGGCCACGCCCTACTCAAGAATTTTTTGCAAACGAAATAA